A genomic region of Tamandua tetradactyla isolate mTamTet1 chromosome 2, mTamTet1.pri, whole genome shotgun sequence contains the following coding sequences:
- the LZIC gene encoding protein LZIC isoform X1, with protein MASRGKTETSKLKQNLEEQLDRLMQQLQDLEECREELDTEEYEETKKETLEQLSEFNDSLKKIMSGNMTLVDELSGMQLAIQAAISQAFKTPEVIRLFAKKQPGQLRTRLAEMDRDLMVGKLERDLHTQQKVEILTALRKLGEKLTADDEAFLSANAGAILSQFEKVSTDLGEFFHISESRTCITASDGRAA; from the exons ATGGCTTCCAGAGGAAAGACAGAGACAAGCAAATTAAAGCAGAATTTGGAAGAACAATTGGATAGACTAATGCAGCAATTACAAGATTTGGAGGAATGCAG AGAGGAACTTGATACAGAGGAATATGAAGAAACCAAAAAGGAAACTCTTGAGCAGCTAagtgaatttaatgattcattgaAGAAAATTATGTCTGGAAATATGACTTTGGTAGATGAATTAAGTGGAATGCAATTG GCTATTCAGGCAGCTATCAGCCAGGCCTTTAAAACTCCAGAGGTCATCAGATTGTTTGCAAAGAAACAACCTGGTCAACTTCGGACAAGGTTAGCAGAg ATGGATAGAGATCTGATGGTAGGAAAGCTGGAAAGAGACTTACACACACAACAAAAAGTGGAGATACTAACGGCTCTCAGGAAACTTGGAGAGAAG ctgactgcagatgatGAGGCCTTCTTGTCAGCAAATGCAGGTGCAATCCTCAGCCAATTTGAGAAAGTCTCTACAGACCTTGGTGAGttttttcatatttctgaaaGCCGGACATGTATTACTGCTTCAGACGGGAGGGCAGCATAG
- the LZIC gene encoding protein LZIC isoform X5 yields MASRGKTETSKLKQNLEEQLDRLMQQLQDLEECREELDTEEYEETKKETLEQLSEFNDSLKKIMSGNMTLVDELSGMQLAIQAAISQAFKTPEVIRLFAKKQPGQLRTRLAEMDRDLMVGKLERDLHTQQKVEILTALRKLGEKLTADDEAFLSANAGAILSQFEKVSTDLGME; encoded by the exons ATGGCTTCCAGAGGAAAGACAGAGACAAGCAAATTAAAGCAGAATTTGGAAGAACAATTGGATAGACTAATGCAGCAATTACAAGATTTGGAGGAATGCAG AGAGGAACTTGATACAGAGGAATATGAAGAAACCAAAAAGGAAACTCTTGAGCAGCTAagtgaatttaatgattcattgaAGAAAATTATGTCTGGAAATATGACTTTGGTAGATGAATTAAGTGGAATGCAATTG GCTATTCAGGCAGCTATCAGCCAGGCCTTTAAAACTCCAGAGGTCATCAGATTGTTTGCAAAGAAACAACCTGGTCAACTTCGGACAAGGTTAGCAGAg ATGGATAGAGATCTGATGGTAGGAAAGCTGGAAAGAGACTTACACACACAACAAAAAGTGGAGATACTAACGGCTCTCAGGAAACTTGGAGAGAAG ctgactgcagatgatGAGGCCTTCTTGTCAGCAAATGCAGGTGCAATCCTCAGCCAATTTGAGAAAGTCTCTACAGACCTTG GTATGGAATGA
- the LZIC gene encoding protein LZIC isoform X2, giving the protein MASRGKTETSKLKQNLEEQLDRLMQQLQDLEECREELDTEEYEETKKETLEQLSEFNDSLKKIMSGNMTLVDELSGMQLAIQAAISQAFKTPEVIRLFAKKQPGQLRTRLAEMDRDLMVGKLERDLHTQQKVEILTALRKLGEKLTADDEAFLSANAGAILSQFEKVSTDLGSGDKVLALASFEVEKTKK; this is encoded by the exons ATGGCTTCCAGAGGAAAGACAGAGACAAGCAAATTAAAGCAGAATTTGGAAGAACAATTGGATAGACTAATGCAGCAATTACAAGATTTGGAGGAATGCAG AGAGGAACTTGATACAGAGGAATATGAAGAAACCAAAAAGGAAACTCTTGAGCAGCTAagtgaatttaatgattcattgaAGAAAATTATGTCTGGAAATATGACTTTGGTAGATGAATTAAGTGGAATGCAATTG GCTATTCAGGCAGCTATCAGCCAGGCCTTTAAAACTCCAGAGGTCATCAGATTGTTTGCAAAGAAACAACCTGGTCAACTTCGGACAAGGTTAGCAGAg ATGGATAGAGATCTGATGGTAGGAAAGCTGGAAAGAGACTTACACACACAACAAAAAGTGGAGATACTAACGGCTCTCAGGAAACTTGGAGAGAAG ctgactgcagatgatGAGGCCTTCTTGTCAGCAAATGCAGGTGCAATCCTCAGCCAATTTGAGAAAGTCTCTACAGACCTTG GCTCTGGAGACAAAGTCCTTGCTTTGGCAAGTTTTGaggttgaaaaaacaaaaaaatga
- the LZIC gene encoding protein LZIC isoform X4, protein MASRGKTETSKLKQNLEEQLDRLMQQLQDLEECREELDTEEYEETKKETLEQLSEFNDSLKKIMSGNMTLVDELSGMQLAIQAAISQAFKTPEVIRLFAKKQPGQLRTRLAEMDRDLMVGKLERDLHTQQKVEILTALRKLGEKLTADDEAFLSANAGAILSQFEKVSTDLAQVGRRICS, encoded by the exons ATGGCTTCCAGAGGAAAGACAGAGACAAGCAAATTAAAGCAGAATTTGGAAGAACAATTGGATAGACTAATGCAGCAATTACAAGATTTGGAGGAATGCAG AGAGGAACTTGATACAGAGGAATATGAAGAAACCAAAAAGGAAACTCTTGAGCAGCTAagtgaatttaatgattcattgaAGAAAATTATGTCTGGAAATATGACTTTGGTAGATGAATTAAGTGGAATGCAATTG GCTATTCAGGCAGCTATCAGCCAGGCCTTTAAAACTCCAGAGGTCATCAGATTGTTTGCAAAGAAACAACCTGGTCAACTTCGGACAAGGTTAGCAGAg ATGGATAGAGATCTGATGGTAGGAAAGCTGGAAAGAGACTTACACACACAACAAAAAGTGGAGATACTAACGGCTCTCAGGAAACTTGGAGAGAAG ctgactgcagatgatGAGGCCTTCTTGTCAGCAAATGCAGGTGCAATCCTCAGCCAATTTGAGAAAGTCTCTACAGACCTTG CTCAAGTTGGAAGAAGGATTTGTAGCTAA
- the LZIC gene encoding protein LZIC isoform X3, translated as MASRGKTETSKLKQNLEEQLDRLMQQLQDLEECREELDTEEYEETKKETLEQLSEFNDSLKKIMSGNMTLVDELSGMQLAIQAAISQAFKTPEVIRLFAKKQPGQLRTRLAEMDRDLMVGKLERDLHTQQKVEILTALRKLGEKLTADDEAFLSANAGAILSQFEKVSTDLDTATPLAYCFYTSPTLKRN; from the exons ATGGCTTCCAGAGGAAAGACAGAGACAAGCAAATTAAAGCAGAATTTGGAAGAACAATTGGATAGACTAATGCAGCAATTACAAGATTTGGAGGAATGCAG AGAGGAACTTGATACAGAGGAATATGAAGAAACCAAAAAGGAAACTCTTGAGCAGCTAagtgaatttaatgattcattgaAGAAAATTATGTCTGGAAATATGACTTTGGTAGATGAATTAAGTGGAATGCAATTG GCTATTCAGGCAGCTATCAGCCAGGCCTTTAAAACTCCAGAGGTCATCAGATTGTTTGCAAAGAAACAACCTGGTCAACTTCGGACAAGGTTAGCAGAg ATGGATAGAGATCTGATGGTAGGAAAGCTGGAAAGAGACTTACACACACAACAAAAAGTGGAGATACTAACGGCTCTCAGGAAACTTGGAGAGAAG ctgactgcagatgatGAGGCCTTCTTGTCAGCAAATGCAGGTGCAATCCTCAGCCAATTTGAGAAAGTCTCTACAGACCTTG